A section of the Maniola hyperantus chromosome 23, iAphHyp1.2, whole genome shotgun sequence genome encodes:
- the LOC117993223 gene encoding acyl-CoA Delta(11) desaturase-like, protein MAPSATESPPYKEIEDPFPKLVAPQAAPRNYQILYLNVLVYSYMHIVSLYGIYLYCTIATWKSFIFHNFVMQLVAGMGMTAGAHRLWSHRAYKAKKPLQILLMLLNSVAFGNTIIHFARDHRLHHRYSDTDADPHNATRGFFYSHIGWLMVKKHPEVLRRGKLINISDLYANPVLRFQEKYILLLAGIFCFGLPTLIPMYFFGESLNTAFHLAVFRYTVFVHVVFLVNSAAHLWGNKPYDKQIKPVQNYTVSLLTFGEGFHNYHHTFPWDYRTAELGNNWLNFTTKFIDFFAWIGWAYDLKAVPEDFAHSRANKAGDGSDLWGSKRDNNFKIE, encoded by the exons ATGGCTCCTTCGGCAACAGAATCTCCTCCATACAAAGAAATTGAAGATCCGTTTCCGAAGCTTGTGGCCCCGCAAGCTGCTCCGAGAAACTACCAAATATTGTACCTTAACGTGCTTGTGTATTCCTACATGCATATAGTATCACTATATGGAATTTATTTATACTGTACCATCGCTACGTGGAAGTCCTTTATTTTTC ACAACTTTGTGATGCAGTTAGTAGCAGGCATGGGTATGACCGCTGGCGCACATCGACTGTGGAGCCACCGAGCTTACAAAGCGAAAAAACCCTTACAAATCTTACTTATGCTATTGAACTCAGTAGCTTTTGGGAACACGATTATACATTTCGCGCGGGACCATCGGCTGCATCATAG GTACAGCGATACTGACGCCGATCCTCACAACGCAACGCGTGGCTTTTTCTACTCGCACATTGGGTGGCTTATGGTCAAAAAGCATCCAGAGGTGCTGCGAAGAGGAAAGCTCATCAACATATCGGATTTATATGCCAATCCAGTACTAAGGTTCCAGGAAAA GTATATCCTCCTATTAGCAGGCATCTTCTGCTTCGGGCTACCAACACTCATCCCCATGTACTTCTTCGGAGAAAGCCTCAACACGGCATTTCATCTCGCGGTATTCCGTTACACTGTTTTTGTCCACGTGGTGTTCCTCGTCAACAGCGCTGCTCATTTATGGGGCAACAAACCTTACGATAAACAAATTAAACCAGTGCAGAACTACACAGTATCTTTGCTGACGTTTGGAGAAGGGTTCCACAACTACCATCACACGTTTCCTTGGGACTACCGGACGGCTGAGTTGGGCAATAATTGGCTGAACTTTACCACTAAGTTCATAGATTTCTTCGCGTGGATCGGTTGGGCGTACGACCTTAAAGCGGTTCCAGAAGACTTTGCGCACTCGAGAGCAAACAAGGCTGGTGATGGCAGCGACTTGTGGGGATCCAAAcgtgataataattttaagattGAATAA